One Stratiformator vulcanicus genomic window, CCGTTACCCAACTCACATCGCCGAATCCACTGGCCGACGCGACTTTACCCGGGAGATTGAATCATGCGGTTTACACCCGCCCTGCTCGTACTGATTATGTTCGTCGTGGTCGGCGGACTCATTGCCGCATACGTGGCGAAGACCATTTTCGCCAGTGAAGAAGCGCCGGCCGAAGAAGAACGCCGGACAATTCCGATGGCCGCCGGCGACATCAAACCGGGCACGTTTATTACGGAAGCCCACATCGCCGACGGACTCATCCCGCCCTCAGAAATTGACGGTTCGATGATCCTGCGTCAGCAGGTGGTCGTCGGTCGTTACGCGAAAGAAGCGATCCCCGCTCGTTCGCCATTCCGCCTCGGCGATCTCCAGGACCCTGGCTATCGCCCGAGCATTCAAGTCAAAGAAGGCATGCGAGCCGTTTCCGTCGGCATCAGCGATAGCAGCGACGTCGTCGAAGGGCTACTCGATCCGGGCGACTTTGTCGACGTTCATATGACCGTCAGCAATCACCCGGATCGACGGATTCGTGGCGGCCTGACGATGACGCTGTTCCGCGGTGTCAAAATCCTGGCCGTCTCAAGTCGCTCGGGAGTCGCCGACTCGCCCACGGCGATCACGCTCGAACTGACGCCCGAACAGGCCAACATCATGATTCTCGCCCGTGACCGTGGCGACATCACCCTGACGTTGAACCCGGACGGTCTCGGGACCGGCGTCGTCGATGTTCCCGAAAGCGATCGGGCCACGCTCGAGCAGATTCTCGGTCTTCGCCCCACGCCCGAACCGGAACCGCCGCTCGAGATCGAGCATTTCGACGGCTCGCGACGCGATGTTCTTTACTTCAACGATGGACGCCGCGTGTGGCGGTCACAGATCGACACTCCGGGCAACGACCTGAACTACAACCCTATCAACGGTCGGCCTGACCGAGAACCGGCTCCCAAGGACGAGAAGAAAGTCGCACCGACGGCTTAGTAATCTACCGCTTCAATCGGACCCGACCTCCGCAGCATTCTGATAGAAATCATGACCAAGCCCACGAAACAAGAGCGAAAACCATGCGGTCGCAATCAGCGACGCGGCTATGCCGCGCTGCTGATCGTGGCAGCCGTTTTCGCATCGTTGGCACTGTGTGGTTACGTCGTGGAAAGCCTTTGGCTGCGGACGGCGAAGCAAGAATTGAAGAATACGGCGGAGGCGGCGTCATTGGCCGCCACTCGTATGTTGCACACCGACGATCGCCTGCGGGCCGACGTTGATTGGACTTCGATCCGTGAGCGCGCATCTTACGCCGCTCGCGAGGTCGCATTTTCGAGCCGCGTCGCCGGGGGTTCCGTCCCACTCGACGATCGACCCAACCGGGACGTTCGGTTTCTTGACGATGCCAATCGACTCAGCAATGTGGGCGACTGCAGCCACGCCGTCGTCACCGCCCGACGAACCAAGTCCAACGGGCGACCGATCCCGCTGATCTTCGGACCGTTCTTCGGCAAGTTTATGCTCGACATGGAAGCAGTCGCCGAATCGCAAGCCAACCACCGCCTTTCCGGTTTGGCAGCGACACGGCATATCGACATTCCCGCCTTCCCGTTGGCGATCCGATTTGCAGACGATGACGCGATCCCGACAAATGATTGGACCAGCGCGATCACTCAGCGCCGCGGGAACGATGAGTGGAGCTACGACCAAGAGAGCGGAACATTTCAGCCCGGCGCCGATGGCATTCCGGAACTCCAATTGAGCGTCGCCGTCGCCTCACCGGATGAAACGACGAATGCCGTTGCGGTCGACTTCTCCGCCGGCAACCCAGACGACCGGCCTTCCGGTCTCTCGGCCGAAGACCTCAGCGAATTCGGCGAGGAATTGCGATTTTTCCCGCGTGATCCGCGACTCGACGCCGTTCCGATCGACACGAATCTTGCGGAGCTTGGGAACGCGATCGAGTTGGGAGCAGGACGAATCGTGTTCCTCTATGAAGGTTCGCAGGCGGCATCAACCGGCGCGATTCGTCTCGCCGACTTCGCCGCGATCCGGTTCGTCGATCTCATCGCGGCTGACGACGGCTCCCTGCGGGCGATCGTCCAACCGACGATCGTCGCGACGCCGACCGCCATCCTGGCAAAGCGTGATTCCGAATCGTCCGACCTGCCGGCTCCGAACCCGTACGTCTGCAAGATCTATCTGAGCTACTGATTCCAAACGAACCCTCAGACATTCAAATCCCGACCCGATCACCCTCGCGATAACAGGCGACCGCCATGGTTACCAAGACAGAAACTCAGACCACGAACGGACAGGGACTTCCGACCCGGGAGTTCCAACGGGTCAAGACGCGCATCCATCACCGTATGGTCGACGCGATCGACATGTCGAAGGCGGGCGATCTGGATGAAGCCGACCTGCGACGCCAGCTCACCGCCCTCGCCACGCACCTGTGCGATCAGGAAGACGTCGACCTTTCGTCCGAGCAGCGCGACCGCATGGTCCGCGAGATCATGGACGAAATCTACGGTTTCGGTCCGCTCGAACCACTGATGAGCGACCCTGCCGTCAGCGACGTGCTCGTCAACGGTCCTCACAGCGTGTTCGTCGAGCGGAACGGCCGGTTGGAACAGACCGACGTCGAGTTTGCTGACCAGCAGCACCTGCTCGAAGTCATCCGTCGCCTTGTCGGTCGAGCCGGCCGTCGGATCGATGAAGTCTCGCCGATGGTCGATGCCAAACTGCCGGACGGCTCACGACTGAACGCGGTGATTCCACCGCTGGCCCAGAAGGGGGCGACGGTTTCGATTCGCCGCTTCCGCACTCACCAATTGCAGTTCGACGACATGGTGGAGATGGGGACCCTCGCCCCCGCCATGGCCGACTTCCTGAAATTCGCCGTGGCCGGCCGCCTCAACATCCTGTTCAGCGGTGGTACCGGTGCCGGTAAAACGACCATGCTCAATAACGTGAGTCGTTACATTCCGACGTCCGAGCGTGTTGTCACCGTTGAAGAAACAGCGGAACTGCAGTTGCAGCAACCCGACGTCGTCTCGCTCGAAGCCCGTCCGCACAACGTCGAAGGCAAAGGCGAAATCACGCTGCGAGATCTCGTCAAGAACAGCCTGCGGATGCGGCCCGACCGTGTGATCGTCGGCGAAGCCCGCGGCGGCGAAGTGCTCGACATGCTGCAGGCAATGAATACGGGCCACGACGGCTCGATGAGTACCGTCCACGCCAACGATTGCCGCGAAGCCCTCGACCGTATCGAACTGATGATCGCCCTCGCCGGGGCCGAGTTGCCCAGCTCCGTCGCGCGACGCTACGTCGCCAACGCGTTGGACATCATCGTTCACGTGAGTCGGCTCAGTACCGGCGAGCGGAAGATCACGCGAATCTCGGAAGTCGTCGGAATTGAAGACGGCGATTACGTCGTCGAAGACATCTTCGTCTACCGGATGACCGGTGTGAAAGACGATCGGGTCGATGGGGCCTTCTACGCCACCGGCCACGAGCCGCGCGTGCTGGGCCGACTGGCCGCCAAAGGACATGACATCCCGACCGACCTGTTCGTCGCGCGGGAACTGGAATTGAAAAAGTAGGAGCAAGGAGCATCGAGCAGAAGGCGCATCCCTTGCCCCCTCCGCTCTTCGCTTTCCCCTCACGGCTTCTCGAAATCAGGCATAGCAATGGCGACCGCAGCCCCTATCAAATCAAAACCCGAATTTGCCGGCATCTTGCGCGAACGCAACGAGTTCGCCCAGGGCGACAGCGGGCAAACTTCGGACAAGATTAACAGCAGCTTTGACAGCCTGATGCTGCAATCAGGCCTGGGCATGTCGCCCGGTCTGATGCTGGCCGTCATCGTTTGCTCGGCGCTGGCGCTCGCCGGTGTCGCGTTCGTCGTTCAGGAAAACCTGCTGACGACCGGTATCGCGTTCTTTGTCGGCGGCGTGTTGGCCGTGCTGGCGTTGTTTGCCGTCAGGGCCCGGCGGCAGAAGAAGATCATGGGACAGATCCCGGACATGGTCAGCGAGTTGGCTCGCGCCGCTCGCACAGGACGCAGCCTCGAAAGCTGTTTGCAAACCGTCGCCGAAGACACGCCTTCGCCGCTCGGGGATGAATTGAGAATCGGAACCCGTCGCATGGCGATGGGTGTACCCGTTGCCGACGCATTACGAGATCTGCCGGAACGGACGGGCGTCAACAGCTTGCACGTTTTCGTGATGGCCCTCGCGCTGCACAGCGAAACGGGTGGCGACCTGGTGCGGATCCTCGAGCGACTCGCCCGCGCCGTTCGCGATCGAATCGGCTTCCTCGGACGGCTACGAGCGGCCACCGCCGCGAGTCGTGCGACGGCGATCCTGATGCTCGTCGTTCCTCCGGCGATCGTGCTGTTCTTCATTATTCGCGACCCGAACTACCTGACCGACCTGTTCGACAGCTTCTGGGGCCGGTTGGTGACGGTGCTCGCAATCATCCTTCAGATCGTCGGCAGCCTGTGGGTTCTGATGATCCTGAACCGCAGCCGTCGAACATAGACCACACAAGCCGGCGACATACGCCGCTCAACGAGTCATTGAAATAATTCTCGACGGCCGATGCCTCGGGACTAAGAGAAACGGGATGGAATCATGACCACTCAGACAATCTTCAATCTGGTTTACATCATCGGCGCAGTGGTCATCCTCGCCACGATCGTGCCGGTCGTGGTGAAGTGGTTCCGTCGTTCTGAAAAGAAAGCGGATCAGGCTCAGGCGGAACGCGTAGAGTCAGCCGCGCGACCGGAACCGGTGCGCCAGCAGGTCAACGAACCGGCTTACGCGATGGCCGGAGCGAGTGACGAGCCGGAGTCGAACCCGCATTGGCGGTCTCGACTCTTTGAAGAGTCGGCTCACAACGAAGCCCGCGAAGCAAAGCTCGATCCGGAAGACGTGCCGGTGCAGGGCGACGGCGACTATGCCTTCGGCGGCGCAACCACCACGCTCGCTTCAATGCTGCCGGAGACCGAAGAACGACATCACGGCTGGCGCAAAGTCCTCCGGACGGCCGGCTATCTGTCTCCCCACGCCTGGCAGAACTTCACCGCGTTTCGCTTTCTCGCGGTCGTCATTCCGCTCGTGCTGCTCGGGGCTTTATTGATTCTGGTTCCGAAAGCCTTCGAGATTCCAGTACTGATCGCGATCCTGCTCGTCCCGGCAATCTGCTGGGCGGCGGTCGGCTTGTACGTGCGGAACAAGGCCGCCGATCGCAAACTTCGAATTGAACAGGGACTGCCCGACGCCGTCGACATGCTCAACATGTGCGTCAGCCAGGGCCTGACGATTCCGCAATCGTTTGAGAAAATCGCACGGCAGATCAAACCGGCCTATCCGGACCTCGCCAAAGAATTTCAGATTATCGTCGAACACGCCCGCGTCGGATCTCTCCCGCAGGCATTGGAAAACTTCGCCGATCGTGTCGACGTACCGGAAGCCCGTTCGCTGACGGCACTGCTGACGCAAACGGATCGTATGGGTACGAGCGTGTCGCAGTCTCTCTCGGACTACTCCGACAGCGTACGCGACGACCTCAAACAGCGGGCCGATGAGAACGCGAACAAAGCAGGCTTCAAACTCCTCTTCCCGACCGTGCTGTGCCTGATGCCGGCGGTCTACATGTTCCTGCTCGGTCCGGCGATCGTCGAACTGAACAACTTCCTCCGCGAAGGCGGCCGCGAACTGCTCGACGACAGCCGAGCCGCGATCCAGGAAACCGGTATCCAGAACGACTCACGAATCACCCGCTAACAAAGCAACAAACAAGCCGCGCACGAAGTAAGCGGATCCCGGCGGGGACGACGTCTCCCTCAATCGATCCGCTTACTTCGTGCGCGGCTTGTGTATCTTTAATTCGCTATCCGATTCGAATCTCGCGTGCTTCGCGAAACGCCTGATTGCCGAGATGGCACAGCCGGGTCGAGAGTGACGTCGATTCATAGTCGAACGCCGTTTGACGTGACCGGATCGATTCAAGAAATGACCGGAGATAAGAGCGGGGATCGAACCCGATCGACCGACCCGCCGTCGCCTCGCCATCGATGACTTTCCAACCGCCTCGATCGAGGATGAGCGTCCCCTTGGTGCCGTAAAACGCTACGGCCGCATTGCGTCCTTCCGGACCGCGGCGACTCCACTCGCGGTGCTCCCATTGGATGATCCGATCGCCGTAGTCATAGGTCACATTCAGCGAATCAGGCGTCTCTTGCGGCGGGGCCGCCGTTAATCCTGCTGCCGTCACGCGTGTCGGCAGCGTAACCCCGAGGCCGAGCGCCGCGACGTCGAGCAAGTGCGGCCCCCACAGCCCGAGTTCCCCGCAGCCGTAGTCCCAAAAGCTCGACCAGTTGCGGTGAAATCGATTCGCATTGAACGGCCGAGGCCCGGACGGGCCGAGCCACGCGGCGTAGTCAACGCCGTTCGGTTCGGCCGAGTCCGCCCGCTGCGGGATCGGCTTTCGCATGTTGACGGCCCAGGCCTTCGCCAACCGAACGTGACCGATGTTGCCGCTCCGCAGGTAATTCATCGCCTCGGCGAAGGCCGTGCTCCCACGCTGAGACAACCCCACACAGACAATGCGGTCGTTGGCTTCGATCGTTTCGCTCAGCCCGTCTAACTCCGCGAGTGTTCGCGTCAGCGGCGGCTCGACGTAAACGTCTTTGCCCGCTTCGACCGCATCGCGGATCATCTGCGCGTGCCAGTGATCGGGCGTCGCGATCGCGATGGCATCGATCTCAGGCGCGTCGAGAATGCGGCGGTAGTCAGACTCGATCCCCGGCGCGACCCCCGATTGTTCCGCCAACTCGCGAGCTGTTCGAGTCATCACGGACGCGTCGACATCGCAAACCGACGTGACGCGACAGCCCTCGATGGCGGCGAAGGACTTCGCGAGCGGGCGCCCCTGATGGCGCACGCCGATCACCCCGAGCCGGACAGGTTGATCCTGATCGTGCGGCCCGGCCGCAGCGCTCTGCGCGAAGGCTACACCACCCGCCACGGCCCCGGCCGCAGTGCGTGCTCCGTCGCCCAGAAATTGTCGCCGATTGACGCCGATTCGCCCCGCAAGCGGGCCCGCCGGACGCTTTGATGTTTCGTGATCGCTCATGCCTCAAGTATACCGCGCCTGAGGGCGGTTACGAATGTCCGAAGTTCGTCGCTATGCTACGCGAAATGAAATCGGGAGACTCGATGCGATATCTGGACACAATCCGCTTCACCCTCTGCGGCGCCGCAATCCTGCTCGCCGTGACGATCGTCGCCGCCATCGTCTGGGCGATTCTCAGCCGCGTCGGCGACCCGGCGGGAACGGGAGGCGCCTTGGCCGTCACCGCCACTGCGGGAGTGCTGCTGGGGATCGACCTACTGGTGCTGCTCGCAGCGACGGCACTGGCCGTGCTTCAAATGTTGAGTGGCCCGGACACCGTCCGGGTCGCAAAGCGACCAGAGGACTCAGCTGCGGATTCCGACCCAAGGAAGTAGCCCGGCCTTTCATGGCCGGGTACCAACAGGCACAAGATGCTGTTCGAGAATCTCCCGATTGACCGGAGACTGAGGCCTCAACGGAACGTTTTCGAACGACATCTTGTCGCTACGCGACCCGGCCGCCAGCGACGGCCGGGCCACCCGCGCAACTCAGGTATTGAAACCGGCTCCAGACTATCGAACTTCCGACGTGTAATAGCACTCCACAATTCTGTAGCCGCTCGCACGACCGTGACCAACAAGCTTCTCTTCGCCTGGACGAAGTGAGAGACGAAGTGAGAAACGGCGCAATGGCACTGAACCATATGCGGGACCGATAGTAACCACCATTGATCTGTTCGAATTGTTTTGACAGTACACCTCAGTCCATCCTCCCGAAAACTGCCCCCTTTTACGCACCTCAAAGAATCGGACGGACCACGAGGCGGGCAAAATCTTCTCTTTCTGGCGCCCCTGCGGGTTAGCTTGCTTGTCTGTCTTCCAGTTTTGACCAAAACCCGACCATTCCCAAATCCTGAACTGCTCGCCATCATTTTGGGCTATCATCTGCAGGCGACCATCATCCGAAACCCAAGCCTTTCGTACTGACGTGTTGTCACCCGTTAGCGGCTTCCATCGGCCAATCGATTCGAACTGCCAAACTCGACTAGTGTCACCATCGTTAGTCGCGTGAATGTACGCCGTACCACTTTTCATCAGCAAGCTGTGTACGTGCGTATTACGGCCGGTTGCCCTGATTTTCTTTCCCTCAGTAATCACAAAAACTGTCTCCCCATGCTTGACGAATGTATCCGCGTGCGCAGGGACTGTGAGGCCAGCCAAAAATAAGCAAGAAATAATTGTAAGACAATTCATTCCTTGTTCCTTTCATAACATTGTTCCTGGACCTTTAGCGGAAAAACGATAAGTAGAGCAATGTACGGAAACAACTGCCTAATTACGAAAACTTGAATTTTATCGAATGAGGATGATCGGCAGGTGGCTGGGGTCGGGCGCGAATCATACAATCGCTCCCGATCACGTCGCGACACGTTGAAGAATACTCAAGTCGCCCGCCCCCAGTGTCAGGGGCGTTCACCGGCTCAACGCTCACACCGCGTTCGCTGGGGGCGGCTCTGCGAGACCGTCCCCAGCCACCCGTCGCAGTTTCAAACCCGTCTACCAGCTTAAAGGACCCTGCCAAGCCTCCTTTAATTCCTCCAACGGTGAATTGATCCGCACTCGGCCTTCGGCATCGGTAACTCGCACGGAAGAACTACCGGTAACCTCACCCAGTCTCACGCAGGGCAATCCAGCAAATCGGGTCTCGAACTCTTCCGCCTTCGAGGCTCTAACTTCGATCAGGAATCGGGTCGGGCTTTCGGCGAAGAGCAGGGCGGTCGGGTCGACGCCGTCCGGGAACGTCAATTCTATGCCCAAGCCGCCGGCGAAGGCCATTTCTGCGGCCGCTGCGGCGAGGCCGCCTTCGCTGAGGTCGTGGCAGCTTCGGACCGTTCCTGT contains:
- a CDS encoding CpaF family protein encodes the protein MVTKTETQTTNGQGLPTREFQRVKTRIHHRMVDAIDMSKAGDLDEADLRRQLTALATHLCDQEDVDLSSEQRDRMVREIMDEIYGFGPLEPLMSDPAVSDVLVNGPHSVFVERNGRLEQTDVEFADQQHLLEVIRRLVGRAGRRIDEVSPMVDAKLPDGSRLNAVIPPLAQKGATVSIRRFRTHQLQFDDMVEMGTLAPAMADFLKFAVAGRLNILFSGGTGAGKTTMLNNVSRYIPTSERVVTVEETAELQLQQPDVVSLEARPHNVEGKGEITLRDLVKNSLRMRPDRVIVGEARGGEVLDMLQAMNTGHDGSMSTVHANDCREALDRIELMIALAGAELPSSVARRYVANALDIIVHVSRLSTGERKITRISEVVGIEDGDYVVEDIFVYRMTGVKDDRVDGAFYATGHEPRVLGRLAAKGHDIPTDLFVARELELKK
- a CDS encoding Gfo/Idh/MocA family protein, whose protein sequence is MSDHETSKRPAGPLAGRIGVNRRQFLGDGARTAAGAVAGGVAFAQSAAAGPHDQDQPVRLGVIGVRHQGRPLAKSFAAIEGCRVTSVCDVDASVMTRTARELAEQSGVAPGIESDYRRILDAPEIDAIAIATPDHWHAQMIRDAVEAGKDVYVEPPLTRTLAELDGLSETIEANDRIVCVGLSQRGSTAFAEAMNYLRSGNIGHVRLAKAWAVNMRKPIPQRADSAEPNGVDYAAWLGPSGPRPFNANRFHRNWSSFWDYGCGELGLWGPHLLDVAALGLGVTLPTRVTAAGLTAAPPQETPDSLNVTYDYGDRIIQWEHREWSRRGPEGRNAAVAFYGTKGTLILDRGGWKVIDGEATAGRSIGFDPRSYLRSFLESIRSRQTAFDYESTSLSTRLCHLGNQAFREAREIRIG
- a CDS encoding type II secretion system F family protein is translated as MTTQTIFNLVYIIGAVVILATIVPVVVKWFRRSEKKADQAQAERVESAARPEPVRQQVNEPAYAMAGASDEPESNPHWRSRLFEESAHNEAREAKLDPEDVPVQGDGDYAFGGATTTLASMLPETEERHHGWRKVLRTAGYLSPHAWQNFTAFRFLAVVIPLVLLGALLILVPKAFEIPVLIAILLVPAICWAAVGLYVRNKAADRKLRIEQGLPDAVDMLNMCVSQGLTIPQSFEKIARQIKPAYPDLAKEFQIIVEHARVGSLPQALENFADRVDVPEARSLTALLTQTDRMGTSVSQSLSDYSDSVRDDLKQRADENANKAGFKLLFPTVLCLMPAVYMFLLGPAIVELNNFLREGGRELLDDSRAAIQETGIQNDSRITR
- the cpaB gene encoding Flp pilus assembly protein CpaB; translated protein: MRFTPALLVLIMFVVVGGLIAAYVAKTIFASEEAPAEEERRTIPMAAGDIKPGTFITEAHIADGLIPPSEIDGSMILRQQVVVGRYAKEAIPARSPFRLGDLQDPGYRPSIQVKEGMRAVSVGISDSSDVVEGLLDPGDFVDVHMTVSNHPDRRIRGGLTMTLFRGVKILAVSSRSGVADSPTAITLELTPEQANIMILARDRGDITLTLNPDGLGTGVVDVPESDRATLEQILGLRPTPEPEPPLEIEHFDGSRRDVLYFNDGRRVWRSQIDTPGNDLNYNPINGRPDREPAPKDEKKVAPTA
- a CDS encoding type II secretion system F family protein, which encodes MATAAPIKSKPEFAGILRERNEFAQGDSGQTSDKINSSFDSLMLQSGLGMSPGLMLAVIVCSALALAGVAFVVQENLLTTGIAFFVGGVLAVLALFAVRARRQKKIMGQIPDMVSELARAARTGRSLESCLQTVAEDTPSPLGDELRIGTRRMAMGVPVADALRDLPERTGVNSLHVFVMALALHSETGGDLVRILERLARAVRDRIGFLGRLRAATAASRATAILMLVVPPAIVLFFIIRDPNYLTDLFDSFWGRLVTVLAIILQIVGSLWVLMILNRSRRT